One Myripristis murdjan chromosome 18, fMyrMur1.1, whole genome shotgun sequence DNA window includes the following coding sequences:
- the plcb3 gene encoding LOW QUALITY PROTEIN: 1-phosphatidylinositol 4,5-bisphosphate phosphodiesterase beta-3 (The sequence of the model RefSeq protein was modified relative to this genomic sequence to represent the inferred CDS: inserted 1 base in 1 codon) → MAGAKPGVHALQLKPVSVHDTLKKGGKFIKWDEEPNSGPPTLVTLKVDPDGYFLYWTGGANLEVETLDISTIRDTRTGKFAKQPKDSKVREVLGFGKGDGVEGKLVTVVHGNDLVNISFLNFQAMQEDTAKIWTEELFKLATNILSQNASRNTFLQKAYTKLKLQVNQDGKIPVKNILKMFSDKKRVETALEQCGLVTNRAEGIKPDDFTWEAFQKFLDSLSLRPEIQSIFEENGSKRKPFISLDQLMDFINRKQRDSRLNEVLYPPLKREQIRQIMEKYEINASQLERDQISLLGFSRYLGGEENSIVPPERLDVIDDMNQPLAHYFINSSHNTYLTVGQLTGLSSVEMYRQVLLTGCRCIELDCWKGRPQDEEPYITHGFTMTTEIPFKEVIEAIAESAFKTSPYPVILSFENHVDSSKQQAKMAEYCRTIFGDALLIDPLEKYQLVPGQHLPSPQELLGKILIKNKKKHHHHRPSSGGSIRRRELEEQSSPNNDCPLTDGDAGQLLSNGEEKLAERMVKDSDPRKSIGGEGESEEDEEDELVNEPKKPNSDEGTASSEVNATEEMSTLVNYIEPVKFKSFEVATKRKKYFEMSSFVETKGMDTLKSSPIEFVEYNKNQLSRIYPKGTRVDSSNYMPQLFWNVGCQMVALNFQTLDLPMQLNMGVFEYNGHSGYLLKPEFMRRTDKHFDPFTENIVDGIVANTVKIKIISGQFLTDKKVGVYVEVDIFGLPADTKRKYRTRTSNGNSLDPVWDDDTFVFNKVVLPTLASLRIAVFEENGKFIGHRILPVSAIRPGYHYINLKNELNQPLLLPSLLVYTEAQDYIPNEHQEYAEALTNPIKHVSLLDQRDRQLAVLIEDHSEHVLDQPGEEETEXESDVIQGGRLPSPFLPHPSLDDVPDIINSPGPGQKEDLIATVLSDVQVMSIEELRQQKKYLKLLKNQCKELKELRKKHFKKVWSLSKEQKSRCNQLQSDTQRRRSQMEKNLKRSLKKNEPQEPVQKQLTALDQELQKQTVQLREWQMQELLRLRQQQHTLERERKQVHLQEAFQRLKETAHECQAAQLKKLRETCEKEKKELQKILDRKRLNSISEAKSRDKDKAETELNEINRKHIQDSVTLIRRLEEAQTRRHDKLMLKQREVLQHIDEEHPMLQSRLERDLELELQHMPEEICQYLQEELQSKGLRSDALFSSLSNHSSPSSGSGPPSNCSTPSYPSTPNRSPWNRSMDNSTASLAESTSSSTTPVLSEAEMSFS, encoded by the exons GAGGTGGAGACTTTAGACATCAGCACCATCAGGGACACCCGGACAGGGAAGTTTGCCAAACAGCCAAAG gactCCAAGGTGCGTGAGGTGCTTGGCTTCGGTAAGGGCGATGGTGTGGAAGGGAAGCTGGTGACGGTCGTCCATGGCAACGACCTGGTCAACATCTCCTTCCTCAACTTCCAGGCCATGCAGGAAGACACAGCCAAG atctGGACAGAGGAGCTGTTCAAGTTGGCTACCAACATACtttcccagaatgcatcacGGAATACCTTCCTTCAGAAAGC gtaCACTAAGTTAAAGTTGCAGGTGAATCAGGACGGGAAGATTCCAGTGAAGAA CATTCTCAAGATGTTCTCAGATAAAAAGAGAGTGGAGACGGCTCTGGAGCAGTGCGGCCTCGTCACCAACAGG gcgGAGGGAATAAAGCCAGATGATTTCACATGGGAGGCCTTCCAGAAGTTTCTCGACAGCCTCAGTCTGCGGCCTGAGATACAAAGCATCTTTGAGGAGAA TGGCTCCAAGAGGAAGCCGTTCATCTCTCTGGACCAGCTGATGGACTTCATCAACCGCAAGCAGCGAGACTCCCGACTGAACGAGGTGCTGTACCCCCCGCTGAAACGGGAGCAGATCCGACAGATCATGGAGAAGTACGAGATCAACGCCAGCCAGCTGGAGAGAG ACCAGATCAGCTTGTTGGGTTTCAGTCGTTatctgggaggagaggagaacagcATCGTGCCTCCCGAGAGGCTGGACGTCATCGACGACATGAACCAACCGCTCGCTCACTACTTTATCAACTCCTCGCACAACACATACCTCACAG tGGGCCAGTTGACCGGTCTGTCCTCAGTGGAGATGTACCGGCAGGTTCTGCTGACAGGCTGCCGCTGCATAGAGCTGGACTGCTGGAAGGGCCGGCCGCAGGACGAGGAGCCCTACATCACCCACGGCTTCACCATGACCACCGAGATTCCCTTCAAG GAGGTGATTGAGGCCATAGCAGAGAGCGCCTTCAAGACCTCTCCCTACCCCGTCATCCTCTCCTTTGAAAACCATGTCGACTC GTCCAAGCAGCAGGCTAAGATGGCAGAGTACTGCAGGACCATCTTTGGAGACGCCCTGCTTATCGATCCACTGGAGAAATATCAG CTGGTCCCAGGTCAGCACCTCCCCTCGCCACAGGAGCTGCTGGGGAAGATTctcattaaaaacaagaagaagcaccaccaccaccggcCGTCGAGCGGCGGCAGCATACGGCgcagagagctggaggagcagtCGTCACCTAACAACG ACTGCCCTCTGACAGACGGCGATGCAGGCCAGCTCCTGTCCAACGGGGAGGAGAAGCTGGCAGAGAGGATGGTCAAAGACTCGGATCCTCGCAAGTCCATTG gaggggagggggagagcgaggaggacgaggaggatgaACTGGTGAACGAACCGAAGAAACCAAACTCGGACGAG ggcACAGCCAGCAGTGAGGTGAACGCTACAGAGGAGATGTCGACTCTCGTCAACTACATCGAACCGGTCAAATTCAAGAGCTTTGAAGTGGCAacca agaggaagaaatactTTGAGATGTCGTCGTTCGTGGAAACGAAAGGCATGGACACGCTGAAGAGCTCCCCCATCGAGTTTGTCGA GTACAACAAGAATCAGCTGAGCAGGATCTACCCCAAGGGCACCCGGGTCGACAGCTCCAACTACATGCCTCAGCTCTTCTGGAACGTGGGCTGCCAGATGGTGGCGCTAAACTTCCAGACCCTCG acctcCCCATGCAGCTGAACATGGGCGTGTTTGAGTATAACGGTCACAGCGGCTACCTGCTGAAACCAGAGTTCATGCGGAGGACGGACAAACACTTTGACCCTTTCACTGAGAACATAGTGGACGGCATCGTCGCCAATACGGTCAAAATCAAG ATAATCTCAGGCCAGTTCCTGACGGACAAGAAGGTGGGCGTGTACGTGGAGGTCGACATATTTGGACTTCCTGCCGACACCAAGAGGAAGTACAGAACCCGAACGTCCAATGGGAACTCACTGGACCCCGTCTGGGATGATGACACATTTGTCTTCAATAAG GTGGTCCTCCCCACCCTGGCCTCCCTCAGGATAGCGGTGTTTGAGGAGAACGGCAAGTTCATCGGCCACCGCATCCTCCCAGTTTCTGCTATCAGACCCg gctACCACTACATCAACCTGAAGAATGAGCTGAaccagcccctcctcctcccctcgctGCTGGTCTACACTGAGGCTCAGGACTACATCCCTAATGAGCATCAGG agtACGCCGAGGCCCTGACCAACCCCATAAAGCACGTCAGTCTGTTGgaccagagagacagacagctggctGTTCTTATAGAGGACCACAGTGAG CACGTCTTAGACCAGCccggagaggaggagacgg AAGAGAGTGATGTCATTCAGGGAGGCCGactcccctcccccttcctccctcacccCTCATTGGATGATGTCCCTGACATCATCAACTCACCTGGAccag GTCAGAAGGAGGACCTCATAGCCACTGTTCTGTCAG acGTCCAGGTCATGTCTATAGAGGAGCTGAGGCAGCAGAAGAAGTACCTGAAACTGCTCAAGAACCAGTGCAAAGAACTCAAAGAGCTGCGCAAGAAACACTTTAAGAAG gtgtggtCTCTGAGTAAGGAGCAGAAGAGTCGGTGTAACCAGCTTCAGTCCGACACCCAGAGGAGACGCAGCCAGATGGAGAAAAACCTCAAACGCAGCCTCAAGAAGAA cgAGCCGCAGGAGCCGGTGCAGAAGCAGCTGACGGCGTTGGATCAGGAGCTTCAGAAGCAGACGGTCCAGCTGAGGGAATGGCAGATGCAGGAGCTGCTGAGGCTGcgacagcaacaacacacactggagagagagaggaagcaggtgCACCTGCAAGAG GCTTTCCAGCGGCTGAAGGAGACGGCTCATGAATGCCAAGCAGCTCAGCTGAAGAAGCTCAGGGAGACGTGTGAGAA ggagaagaaagagctgCAGAAGATCCTGGACAGGAAGAGGCTCAACAGCATCAGCGAAGCCAAGAGCCGCGACAAGGACAAGGCTGAaac ggaaCTGAATGAGATCAACAGGAAGCATATTCAAGACTCTGTCACCTTAATCCGCAGG CTGGAGGAGGCCCAGACCAGGAGGCACGACAAGCTCATGCTGAAACAGAGGGAAGTGCTGCAACACATAGATGAGGAGCATCCGATg CTGCAGTCTCGGCTGGAGAGGGATCTGGAGCTGGAGCTTCAGCACATGCCCGAGGAAATCTGCCAGTACCTGCAGGAGGAACTGCAGAGCAAAGGCCTCCGCAGCGACGCGCTCTTctcctccctgtccaatcaCAGCAGCCCCAGCTCCGGCTCGGGCCCGCCCTCCAACTGCTCCACGCCCTCCTACCCCTCCACGCCCAATCGGAGCCCCTGGAACAGGAGCATGGACAATAGCACTGCCTCATTGGCCGAATCCACTTCCTCGTCCACCACTCCCGTCCTATCAGAGGCCGAGATGTCGTTCAGTTAA